The Capricornis sumatraensis isolate serow.1 chromosome 20, serow.2, whole genome shotgun sequence genome contains the following window.
gtgtgtgtgtgtctgtctgtctgtctatgtgtgtgtgtgcctgcgtgcatgtgtgcgtgcatgtgtgtgtgtctgtttaacCCTGCTGGCTTTGCTGGTCCGTATGCGTCGCCCTGGCTGTGGTACCAGCTGTATGATCTCAGCCCTGGCGGCATCCCTCGGGGCAGGATTGGGTGTCTGGCTCCAGCCCTCTCCTTGTCTGCCTTAATCCTGTTCTCCGCCCTGACTCCCGCTCCGCCTTCCTGTCTTCTAGAATGCAGCCAACCGGGGCCTGAAGGCCAGCGAGTGGGTGCAGCAGGTGTCAGGCCTGATGGATGGCAAAGGCGGTGGCAAAGACGTGTCTGCTCAGGCCACGGGCAAGAACGTGGGCTGCCTGCAGGAGGCGCTGCAGCTGGCCACCTCCTTTGCCCAGCTGCGCCTGGGAGACGTGAAGAACTGAGAGGGAAGGGCAGGTCCGCCAGGAGGCATCTCCCCCCGCTCCCCGACCCAGGCACACCCGTCCAGCCAGGAGCTCTCCTTCCACCACAAGGACGTTTGAGTCTTGAGACCTTTAAACAGTCCCGTCTGTCCTAACCCAGCAGTAACCGGAACTTCACCTGAGAGCCAGCCTGTGACTCAACGCCCATGTTACATTTCTGCCCTGAGCACATTGGTGCCATCCACCTAGAACTACTACCCCAGGATTGCTTTTTCATCATCACACTTGTGTCTGTAGAGAGTTCTTTGCAGACTCAGTGCTATGGGCCTCAAGGGAAGAATCAttctttgctgcagagaataaaaAGGCCACGTGCAATACTTGATAGGATACTGCCACGTGATTTTTTCACTCCTCCTCCCTTCTCACCCTCCCCCCGTGATAACTTGTGCTTCCCTGGGTGTCTGTAGACTAGTGGCTGTGGTTCCAGCTGGTTTCTGGTTGCTGTCCTTGCTGAGTCCAGCCCCAGACCCCTGAACTTTGAGAATAATGGTGCCTGGATTTGCGTCAAAACATCTATGGGGATGGCTCACAGAATAGGGTGATAGAGGAATTAATTATTCAGTGGAAGACGGTTCCTGGGGTTGCTGGCAGCAGAGAGAGTCTTCGTTTTGGGTGCTTTTTACAGGAGAACATTCTCATTGATAGTCTCCTATGTCTTTCCCTCTCCTATGTCTTTTCCTCTCCTGATGTACAGGTTGGATGTGAGGTCAGAGACATTCCTTGGTATAGGAGGTTTTTAGGGAACATCAGTTGCCTCCTCCCACACCCTTGACTGCCAGGTCATTCCAGGTTTCAGGACCTAACTTGGACGGTGAAGATGGAGACTCTGACCTGGTTCTGTCCATTTATCCCAGCCTGAAGACAGCTGGGCTTGGGAGCTGTAGTGTGTAGTACTTAGTTGTGCCCTCTCTGGCTGACTTCAAGTCCCCTGGGTACAGCAGGCTGGCCCTGAATCATTCTCAGCCCTGCTGACCTGGAGGGAGCAGAAAAGCAGGTTTGTGCTGAGAGAAGACGCAGAGACCACCAGTCACAAGGCCTGGGGGTGAAGAAGAGGAGAAACAGGAAGGGTGCTGAGGCCCTGGCTGCAAAAAGGCAAGCCAGGTGAGGAGTGTGAGGGATACAAAGAGCTCACACAGTCCGCAGCGCGGGAGCGAGTTCCAAACGCACTCCACAAGCTGTGCCAGCCAGGGCACAGTACCAAAGGGCCCTCTTGGACAAGGCGGTGGGGGAACATGAATACGGTTGTGTCACTAGTGTAGGACCGATTACAGCTTCACAAGTGAGAGGAAGAAGACCCACGCGCTGGGCTTGCGCTGGCGCGAAGGCTAGAGGTCAGCGGGGCCGGTCTAGACCCCACTTCTGCAGGCCCGTCTGATCCACCCATGCACCCAGCTCTGGCCGTCCTCGCGGTGGCCCGGGGCCCCGCGGCGCGCACCGTCCCCCTCCGGGGCGGCAGAGGGCGGTGTGGCGCCAGCCGCTCTCCCGCGCACCCTCGCGCTGCCGGGCAGGCGGGCGGAAGCGCCGGCGCACGGGGCCCGGCTGACCCGCGGAGCCGGCCGGCAGCAGCGCCGCCATGCCCGGGGACCACCGCCGCATCCGCGGGCCCGAGGAGTCGCAGCCGCCGCAGCTGTACGCGGCCGACGAGGGCGAGGCGCCGGCCCCTCGCGACCCGGCACGGCTGCGGCCGGTGTACGCGCGCGCCGGGCTGCTGAGCCAGGCCAAGGGCTCGGCCTACCTGGAGGCGGGCGGCACCAAGGTGCTGTGCGCCGTGTCGGGCCCGCGCCCGGCCGAGGGCGGTGAGCGCGGCGGCGGCCCGGCCGGGGCGGGCGGCGAGGCCCCCGCGGCGCTGCGCGGCCGCCTGCTCTGCGACTTCCGCCGCGCGCCCTTCTCGGGCCGCCGGCGCCGCGCCCCACCGGGCGGCGGCGAGGAGCGCGAGCTGGCGCTGGCGCTGCAGGAAGCGCTCGAGCCGGCCGTGCGCCTGGGCCGCTACCCGCGCGCGCAGCTGGAGGTGTCGGCGCTGCTGCTGGAGGACGGCGGCTCTGCGCTGGCCGCCGCGCTCACAGCCGCCGCGCTCGCCCTGGCCGACGCGGGCGTCGAGATGTACGACCTGGTGGTGGGCTGCGGCCTGAGCCGCGCGCCGGCGCCCGCGCCCGCCTGGCTGCTGGACCCCACGCTGCTGGAGGAGGAGCGCGCCGCCGCCGGCCTCACCGTGGCGCTCATGCCGGTGCTCAACCAGGTGGCTGGGCTGCTGGGCAGCGGGGAGGGCGGCCCGACCGAGAGCTGGGCGGAGGCCGTGCGCCTGGGGCTCGAGGGCTGCCAGCGCCTCTACCCCGTTCTCCAGCAGTGCTTGGTGCGGGCCGCCCGCCGGAGGGGTGCCGCTGCGCCCCTCTGAGCCAGAGACCCGAGCCGCAGCTGCCGCCACAAGGACCCGCGCCGTCGGCCTGCAAACGCGTGCGCCGAGCTGAGAACCGGGAGCACCGGAGAGGATCTGCGGAGGCGTGCCCAGAATAGCCGTGTTGGAGCGATTCTTTCCAGACTGCTTCGTTAAAGAAACTTTTCTAATTGAGTTGACTCCCAGCCACGATCCAGTTGAAGAAACCTGCCAGCGCATCTAGACTCCTAAGTTGGAAAGGACTTCCGCTGTACTCATCGGGAAAACGAGGCCTATGCAGGCCAGCCCGGGACTCCCTCCTGAATAACTGGGCTGCTTCTGAGAGCGGGGACAAGGAGGCTGTGCCTTCCACGTATATCTGAATCCAAACAAAAACTCTTTTTATAATCTgaaacattctgttgttttcggTACCGACTTTAATGAATAAGGCTCTTCTGAGCTGGGGACTGTGTTCTCAGGGCTTGGGACAAGCATTATCTTTAATGTGTCCTGGTGTTGCTGGTCCACTAGTGAGAGGGCACTTGAACTGCCAGGAGTGAGAGTTTCTGGATGCTGGAGATGGAGTCTGGCCATTCTTTAGGGCAAACTGGGCCTGTCTGACCAGGAGGGTGGGCTCTGCCCTGTGTGGCTCCTGAGCCCTGCAGGTTTGTGCTCAGGTCTGAGTTGGCGAAAGGGCCGCCTGGGGTCCTCCCTGCACCAGCTTGGTGTAACCTGAGCTTGTGTGTCTTAGGGGCCTGCTCAGCTGTAGGAAAGGCTGGCTCGAGGCAGCTGAGAGACCAGAATGAGGCCTGGGGACCACACCAAGAATCCCTGACTAGGGGGAAAAATACAAACTTTATTTGCCCCCAGTGACATAATATATATTTCCAAAGCAGATCTGAAATATATAGAATCACAGCAGAAAGAAACAAGatagaaacaaagtaaaaatggtAACCCTGTGGACACTCAGCCCCCTGTGGACTGGGGGCTTTGAGAGGGAAGAGAGCTGACGCTGCTCCGGGGGGTGGGCATCCAGCTCCGCTTGCAGGAGCAGGCCTCGGCTCTATGAGATGGTGCTCTGGTGCCGGGCAGCTGCGGGCCACCCCTTCCCTGCAGCACCTAGGCTGCCATCTGGACAAAGCTAAAACCAGCACTAGGGCCGGGTCCCTGGCTGGTCTGGCTGAGCCACGCCTCCATTTCCATCGCCCTGGCTCCAGAATGGGTGGCATGGGTGCTGCTGAGAGACCCTCGAGAAAACACTCAAGGCAAGGACGGTGCCTGGAGCTGATGAGCCTGGAGGGGTTCCAGCCTGCTACTGACAGCCCTGGTCTGACGCCTGATTCttgacctgtaggagaagcagaagCAGGACCCTAGCACAGAGGGCCAAAGCGTGGTGAGGCTGGGAAGGGGCCATCTACTTACAACTCCCAGCCTCCAACCCCCGTTTCCCTTTCCTGGCAGCTCTGGCATCTTGGTGTTACTGTAGATTCTTCCTGAGACCTGTGAACCCAGAACCACCAGACACATGGCATTTTGTCCACTCAGCCCAGTTTTCCTAGATGTGATTCCATCTTGGGGAGCAGTAAGGGTCCCCTGGCCCAACAGGCCGaggggcagccagagctgggcAAGTGGAAGAAAGGAAGCTCCTACTGCTAACCCCACAGCAGCCCGGCCTCGCTGAGAGGGTCCTGACAACAGCGGGTGCTTGGCCCACTTCAGGGACCACCAACAGCGGCGGAGGCTATGGTATAGCAGGGAACGCTGGGGCTCTTGGAGCTGCACGGAAGGCTATTATCAGATCCAGGTTTGGCTTTCTCAGTCCAGGAAGGTCCGTGTGCTTCGGCTTCCGTGGGGAGCACAGGACAATGCAAGGGAGTTAAGGGGGGGGAGATAGGACAGGGCCCTATCTTCCGGACATTGCCTGTGACAGAAGTCAGTCACCTCCCTGCAGCTACTGCTGTCTCCTGCACAAACAAGGACCCAAACACGAGGAGGGTGAGGATGGGGAAGGTGCCAGGCCACTCACCACGGCCTCCGGGTCTGTGTGCTCCTGGGAGCCTTCTGCCTCCGGACGGGCCCTCGGGCCTCTGGGCTCCTGCCTGGGTTCAGTGGTTCTGCATAAGGACCCCTGACTCCCAGAGCCCCTGTTCTGTTCAcagtcctctgtccctggacagGCATAGTCACCGGTCAGTGGCCGAGTCTGAAGGCCCCAGCTAACCCCATAGAGGCCCCTCTGTGCCGCACTGATCTCAGGTGTCTGGGGCCCCAGAGGACAAGATGCGGTGGGCTGAGTGAGACAAGCTCTAGCTCCAGACCGCTGCTGAGTGGGAGGGGGGGCTGGGTCACACCCGGGAGGAATGGGGGTTGTGCACCTGGGGAGGGTGAGGAGGAGCCCTGCAGCCAGGGGGAGCCCGAGGCTGGACCCCAGGTACCCTCAGCAGTGGGAAAACCTGGTGCCTGTGGAGTGCAGCCTGGGCCCGGCCTCGGGGGCCTGACCTGGAAGCTGGCCCCTCTGCTGCTCCATGAGTTCCACGTGCTCCAGCAGGCGGTCCACCTGGGCCTTGATGTGGCTCAGCTCACCCCTGAGGCAGTGCAGCTCCTCGGTCTGGACTGCGGGCGGGGGCAGAGGGCGCTGCTGCTGGGACCTCTAAGCCCACCCTCCCTGCCAAGGGCCTCCCAGCTCCCCACTAGCCCTGCCAGTGAGGGCTGTGCCCGTTCACTCACGCTTTATCTCGGGGGGCAGCTGGCTCTTTCTGGGGGCCCTGTGGGGACTGAAGCGGCCCTTGACCCCTGTGCCCAGGTGGGCCTTCCGGATCCTGACAGGGACgcggtggaggaggggagggacccCCTGGTGTTCGTACCCCCTGTGGGGACATGACAGAGGGTGTCaggccaccagcctcccctgCGCCCAGAGGCCAGCCCTGCAGGACCCACCTACCTGCAGGGGCCGTCTTCCCGGTGCAGTTCGTAATCCAGACTGTAGCTGCTGCTGTAATAGAAGCGGGGAGAGGATCACTGCCGGGGGGCCAGAGTCCTTGCCTAGATCCCATCTGGGGAAACAGGTTTCCAGCTTTTCCTTAGAATCCCAGGATTCTTCACCAAAAGAGCCCCCTAGGCACTTGACCAAGGTCACTTTGGGAGACCCCAGCAAACTAGCTTCCCCGCTGGGCTCTGAACGGGGAGCCTTGCAGGTGGCTCCCGGTGGCAGAAGGGGCAACTGCCCACAGGCTCCTGGCCAGTCAGATCTGGGCCCTCCGCAGGCCCATCTGGCTGACCCAGGCATGCTGAT
Protein-coding sequences here:
- the EXOSC6 gene encoding exosome complex component MTR3 → MPGDHRRIRGPEESQPPQLYAADEGEAPAPRDPARLRPVYARAGLLSQAKGSAYLEAGGTKVLCAVSGPRPAEGGERGGGPAGAGGEAPAALRGRLLCDFRRAPFSGRRRRAPPGGGEERELALALQEALEPAVRLGRYPRAQLEVSALLLEDGGSALAAALTAAALALADAGVEMYDLVVGCGLSRAPAPAPAWLLDPTLLEEERAAAGLTVALMPVLNQVAGLLGSGEGGPTESWAEAVRLGLEGCQRLYPVLQQCLVRAARRRGAAAPL